A section of the Pseudanabaena mucicola str. Chao 1806 genome encodes:
- a CDS encoding response regulator transcription factor: protein MIPISIEIVEGNPNLASLLGWHLQQIGYSVFQAVSGQQAKLVFQKQQPSLVILSTDLPDGDGIELCRWLHKQRSSLIFVISSQTSEPDIVEGLKAGADDYLTKPFGMQEFLARVEALTRRLRTSAPPASLDYGALKIDLVQRQVRLKGSAIDLTPQEFSLLYVLAQSEGLALSRAELLQRAWPDEINNPRTVDTHVLSLRKKLEVDPQQPNLIQTVRNIGYRFNPEALSRQPIRQNPQNTNNTNSDRPPQFTAPPSRSFAKY from the coding sequence TTGATTCCGATCAGTATAGAAATTGTAGAAGGTAATCCGAATCTTGCCTCTCTCTTGGGTTGGCATTTACAGCAAATTGGCTATTCGGTATTTCAAGCAGTCAGTGGTCAGCAAGCAAAGTTGGTATTTCAAAAGCAACAGCCAAGTTTGGTGATTTTGAGTACGGATTTACCTGACGGGGATGGGATTGAGCTATGTCGTTGGTTGCATAAGCAAAGAAGTTCTTTGATTTTTGTGATTTCATCGCAAACCAGTGAGCCTGACATCGTAGAAGGATTGAAAGCTGGCGCAGACGATTATTTGACGAAACCTTTCGGAATGCAAGAGTTTTTAGCAAGGGTAGAGGCGTTAACTCGCAGATTACGCACCTCAGCGCCACCTGCTAGCCTTGACTATGGTGCATTAAAAATTGATTTAGTGCAGCGACAGGTCAGACTCAAAGGCAGTGCAATCGATCTCACGCCGCAGGAGTTTAGCTTGCTCTATGTTCTTGCTCAATCGGAGGGTTTAGCCCTAAGTCGTGCAGAGCTTTTACAAAGAGCTTGGCCAGATGAAATTAATAATCCGCGCACTGTGGATACCCATGTTTTATCACTGCGGAAAAAATTAGAGGTTGATCCTCAGCAGCCCAATTTAATTCAAACAGTGCGAAATATTGGTTATCGCTTTAATCCAGAAGCGTTATCGCGCCAGCCGATACGCCAAAATCCACAAAATACAAATAACACCAATAGCGATCGCCCGCCACAGTTCACTGCGCCCCCTAGTCGCTCCTTTGCCAAGTATTAG
- the atpD gene encoding F0F1 ATP synthase subunit beta, whose translation MVTTAEKVSVGRITKIIGPVVDAEFPSGKIPEIYNAVVVTGKNSAGQDINVTCEVQQLLGDNQVRAVAMSTTDGIVRGMDVTDTGAPISVPVGPNTLGRIFNVLGEPIDELGPVTTEETFPIHRPSPAFTSLETKPSTFETGIKVIDLLAPYRRGGKIGLFGGAGVGKTVLIQELINNIAKKHSGVSVFGGVGERTREGNDLYNEMKESGVLQYLALVYGQMNEPPGARMRVGLTALTMAEYFRDVSKQDVLLFIDNIFRFTQAGSEVSALLGRMPSAVGYQPTLATDMGALQERITSTTEGSITSVQAVYVPADDLTDPAPATTFAHLDATTVLSRGLASKGIYPAVDPLDSSSTMLQPGVVSDEHYRVARGVQAILQRYKELQDIIAILGLDELSEEDKLAVARARKIERFLSQPFFVAEVFTGSPGKYVTLEESINGFDRILKGELDDLPEQAFYLVGNIEEAIAKAEKLKAGN comes from the coding sequence ATGGTAACAACCGCAGAGAAAGTATCAGTCGGGCGCATCACCAAGATCATCGGTCCTGTGGTCGATGCCGAATTCCCCAGTGGCAAAATCCCCGAAATTTATAACGCCGTTGTCGTAACTGGCAAAAACTCCGCAGGACAAGACATCAATGTCACCTGTGAAGTACAACAATTACTAGGTGACAACCAAGTACGTGCTGTTGCGATGAGTACTACTGACGGCATCGTTAGAGGTATGGATGTAACGGACACAGGCGCACCGATTAGCGTTCCTGTTGGACCTAACACCCTCGGTCGTATCTTCAATGTATTAGGCGAACCTATTGATGAATTAGGTCCTGTTACTACAGAAGAAACATTCCCTATTCACCGTCCATCTCCTGCATTTACATCCTTAGAGACCAAACCTAGCACCTTTGAAACGGGCATTAAGGTAATTGACCTTCTTGCACCCTATCGACGTGGTGGCAAAATTGGTCTATTTGGTGGTGCTGGTGTTGGCAAAACCGTATTAATCCAAGAATTAATTAACAACATCGCCAAAAAGCACTCTGGGGTGTCGGTGTTTGGTGGTGTAGGCGAACGTACCCGCGAAGGTAACGACCTCTACAACGAAATGAAAGAATCGGGCGTACTTCAGTACCTCGCTCTTGTTTATGGTCAAATGAACGAGCCACCTGGAGCGCGTATGCGTGTCGGCTTAACCGCTTTGACCATGGCAGAATATTTCCGTGATGTGTCCAAGCAAGACGTATTGTTGTTCATTGACAACATCTTCCGCTTTACTCAAGCTGGTTCCGAAGTATCGGCACTACTTGGTCGGATGCCATCGGCTGTGGGTTATCAGCCAACTCTTGCTACCGACATGGGTGCTTTGCAAGAACGCATCACCTCCACCACTGAAGGATCTATTACCTCGGTACAAGCGGTATATGTACCTGCGGATGATTTGACTGACCCCGCACCTGCAACCACCTTTGCTCACCTTGATGCAACTACTGTATTGTCTCGTGGTTTGGCTTCTAAGGGGATTTATCCTGCGGTAGACCCTCTCGATTCCTCTTCGACCATGTTACAACCAGGGGTTGTTAGCGATGAGCATTACCGTGTAGCTCGTGGTGTACAGGCAATTCTTCAACGCTACAAAGAACTTCAAGATATCATCGCCATCTTGGGGCTTGATGAACTTTCTGAAGAAGACAAGTTAGCTGTAGCTCGTGCTCGTAAGATTGAGCGTTTCTTGTCTCAGCCCTTCTTTGTTGCCGAAGTATTTACTGGTTCTCCTGGTAAGTATGTCACCCTCGAAGAAAGCATCAATGGCTTTGATCGTATCCTTAAGGGTGAACTCGATGATCTCCCTGAGCAAGCTTTCTACCTCGTTGGCAACATCGAAGAAGCGATCGCTAAGGCAGAAAAGCTCAAGGCTGGTAATTAA
- the atpC gene encoding ATP synthase F1 subunit epsilon, with the protein MTLTVKVISPDHTILDTVAEEVILPSSTGQLGILTGHAPLISALETGVLRFRKDKAWAAVALTGGFAEVEENEVTVLVRNGELGSEINAEEARQELAKAEQDLANIKPDDKQGKIQAEQHLRTARARVQATTPI; encoded by the coding sequence ATGACCCTAACTGTAAAAGTAATCTCCCCAGATCACACGATTCTGGATACTGTCGCAGAGGAAGTGATCTTACCGAGTTCCACGGGACAACTTGGTATTTTAACTGGTCACGCTCCTCTGATTTCCGCACTAGAAACAGGCGTATTACGTTTTCGGAAAGACAAAGCTTGGGCAGCCGTCGCTCTTACAGGTGGTTTTGCTGAAGTTGAAGAAAATGAAGTAACCGTTTTGGTGCGTAATGGCGAACTTGGCAGTGAAATCAATGCTGAAGAAGCTCGTCAAGAATTGGCAAAAGCTGAGCAAGATCTGGCTAATATCAAGCCTGATGATAAGCAAGGCAAAATTCAAGCTGAACAACATTTGCGTACTGCTCGCGCTAGAGTGCAAGCAACTACTCCGATTTAA
- a CDS encoding RNA polymerase sigma factor SigF, which produces MRLDSNSSKNENILLLLRAYRVSSSENLQEQIVEIYMGLIRETIATLPISLINQTRIGNQRSRDRPVTSERRVSNRRTAERRLSDRELLEIGKLGFKKALSQFNLEKDIDFSEFARSQIYQHLVNFLQSQNLDSRNEPQNEREIDITPTATRKQETLEILQDYRMNPTTELRNQLVNLNIGLVRREAYHWKNQCQESFEDLMQVGSIGLINAIERFDVSKGNAFSSFAVPYIKGEIQHYLRDKSPTLRMPRAWLTTYNQGCKFIRNKRTETGHEPSSQEVADELGISVSEWYDIKLACQNRSPISLDTPVEQSEDSSTSIGDLVTDHKYQSFQLAQEDSIRLQQALDLLEDRTREVVEFVFLKEFTHREVAETLGISAITVSRQLKKGITALKKILATPID; this is translated from the coding sequence ATGCGATTAGATTCAAATTCTTCAAAAAATGAGAATATATTGCTTCTGTTAAGAGCCTATCGAGTTTCATCATCGGAAAACTTGCAAGAGCAAATTGTCGAAATTTATATGGGCTTGATTCGGGAAACGATCGCTACTTTACCCATCTCTCTAATCAATCAAACAAGGATTGGCAATCAACGATCACGTGATCGACCAGTTACTTCTGAGCGTCGTGTATCTAATCGTCGAACTGCAGAGCGTCGGTTAAGTGATCGTGAATTACTAGAAATTGGTAAATTAGGATTTAAAAAGGCTTTATCCCAATTTAATCTAGAAAAAGATATTGATTTTTCAGAATTTGCGCGATCACAGATCTATCAACACTTAGTGAATTTTTTACAGAGTCAAAACCTAGATAGCCGTAATGAACCACAGAATGAACGGGAAATTGATATTACCCCAACGGCTACACGCAAGCAGGAAACTCTCGAAATTTTGCAAGATTACCGTATGAATCCCACAACTGAACTTCGTAATCAACTCGTTAACCTCAATATTGGCTTGGTAAGACGTGAAGCCTATCACTGGAAAAATCAATGTCAAGAAAGTTTTGAAGACTTGATGCAGGTTGGTTCTATTGGCTTGATTAATGCGATCGAGCGCTTTGATGTCAGCAAAGGCAATGCTTTTAGTTCATTTGCCGTACCTTATATCAAAGGAGAAATACAACATTATTTACGCGATAAGAGTCCAACGTTAAGAATGCCGCGTGCTTGGCTCACTACCTACAATCAAGGCTGTAAGTTCATTCGCAACAAGCGTACCGAAACTGGTCATGAGCCTTCCAGCCAAGAAGTTGCAGATGAGCTAGGTATTAGCGTCAGCGAGTGGTACGACATCAAACTCGCTTGCCAAAACCGTTCGCCCATTAGTCTCGATACTCCAGTCGAGCAGAGTGAAGATAGCTCAACATCCATCGGCGATCTCGTCACAGATCATAAATATCAAAGCTTTCAACTTGCCCAAGAAGATAGTATTCGTTTACAACAAGCTCTTGATCTATTAGAAGATCGTACCCGCGAAGTCGTCGAGTTTGTATTTTTAAAAGAATTTACGCATCGTGAAGTTGCGGAAACTCTAGGCATTAGTGCCATCACAGTTTCACGACAACTCAAAAAAGGCATCACTGCCCTCAAAAAGATTTTGGCTACACCCATTGACTAA
- a CDS encoding NAD(P)/FAD-dependent oxidoreductase, translated as MPDWIVIGGGITGIALSYELQKIGCSVLLIEQHQKLQGSSSISYSGISYWGATTAITRILSEEGISRQRNLSNELGMDTEFRELDLLLTLEPEADLQAIINQYNHCAIAPTLLDAQEAHEREPLLNTQGISGALLLPHAHCNLDFFVRGCTDAFQGLGGKVVYAKVENLLILGDRVTGVCTPEGDFQAAQVCVCAGGMSRALLKKSGINARIYFTHAEVIVTEPVDLELRTMVMPASTKRYALEASTTDAEKEKLWDAIGQELLPPSIDAGAIQFRDRRIRFGQLSRVLTDPDAAIDPVASEVNIRASVSQILPKVAELKGQWQHCLVAFSNDSLPLIGAVNEYENLHLFSGFTSPTVYALPLARRFAAHVTGKTDEIIQQLSPNRFWNNK; from the coding sequence ATGCCTGATTGGATTGTTATTGGTGGTGGAATTACGGGGATAGCACTGAGTTATGAACTGCAAAAAATAGGATGTTCAGTGTTGCTCATCGAGCAGCATCAGAAACTCCAAGGATCTAGCAGTATTAGCTATAGCGGTATTTCCTACTGGGGTGCAACCACAGCGATCACCCGTATTCTCAGTGAAGAAGGAATTTCCCGACAACGCAATTTATCTAATGAATTAGGAATGGATACTGAGTTTCGTGAGTTAGACCTCCTCTTAACTCTCGAACCTGAAGCTGATTTGCAAGCAATTATTAATCAATACAATCATTGCGCGATCGCTCCCACTTTACTTGATGCTCAAGAAGCTCATGAACGTGAACCCCTTCTCAATACTCAAGGAATTAGTGGTGCATTACTACTTCCCCATGCTCATTGTAATCTCGATTTCTTTGTGCGTGGTTGTACCGATGCTTTCCAAGGATTAGGTGGCAAAGTTGTCTATGCAAAAGTTGAGAATTTATTAATTTTAGGTGATCGCGTTACTGGGGTATGTACGCCTGAAGGCGATTTTCAGGCTGCTCAGGTATGTGTATGTGCAGGCGGTATGTCTCGTGCTTTACTCAAAAAATCTGGGATTAACGCCAGAATTTATTTCACCCATGCCGAAGTAATCGTGACCGAGCCTGTCGATCTGGAATTGCGAACAATGGTTATGCCTGCTTCGACAAAGCGTTATGCCCTAGAAGCATCTACAACTGATGCGGAAAAGGAGAAGCTTTGGGATGCGATAGGTCAAGAACTTTTGCCACCTTCAATTGATGCAGGTGCAATTCAATTTCGCGATCGCCGAATCAGATTTGGACAATTAAGTCGCGTTCTGACCGATCCCGACGCAGCGATCGATCCTGTTGCCAGTGAAGTCAATATTCGTGCTTCCGTCAGTCAGATTTTGCCGAAAGTAGCAGAACTAAAAGGTCAATGGCAACATTGTTTAGTTGCATTCAGTAATGACAGCTTACCTCTCATTGGTGCAGTCAATGAATATGAGAACCTCCATTTGTTCTCAGGGTTCACTAGTCCTACTGTCTATGCTTTACCCCTAGCAAGAAGGTTTGCTGCCCATGTCACTGGTAAAACCGATGAGATTATCCAACAACTTTCTCCCAATCGCTTTTGGAATAATAAGTAG
- the dapB gene encoding 4-hydroxy-tetrahydrodipicolinate reductase, producing the protein MTNTQIPVVVSGATGKMGREIIKAIAQAPDMYLVGALGRKHLGEDIGEVIGIGELEIPITDNLEVVLAQAAQESQLPVMIDVTHPSIIYENIRSAIAYGVRPIVGTTGLNEKQIDDLAIFADKASTGCIIAPNFSVGVILMQQAAIAAAKYFQHVEIIELHHNQKADAPSGTAIKTAQMLSELGQSFNTAIVEEKEHLTGARGASYGENIRIHSVRVPGLVARQEVIFGAIGETLKIEHNASDRTCYMAGVLICVRKVLALKSLVYGLEKLL; encoded by the coding sequence ATGACCAATACACAAATTCCTGTTGTTGTCTCTGGTGCGACAGGTAAAATGGGGCGCGAAATTATCAAAGCAATCGCCCAAGCGCCTGATATGTATCTTGTAGGTGCGCTCGGGCGAAAGCATCTTGGCGAAGATATAGGCGAAGTCATTGGTATTGGTGAATTAGAAATACCTATAACCGATAATCTCGAAGTTGTCCTTGCTCAAGCTGCCCAAGAATCACAACTACCCGTCATGATTGATGTTACTCATCCCAGCATTATCTATGAAAATATTCGATCTGCGATCGCCTATGGTGTGCGTCCTATTGTCGGCACAACGGGCTTAAATGAAAAACAAATTGATGATCTTGCCATTTTTGCGGACAAGGCAAGTACAGGATGTATTATTGCCCCCAATTTCTCCGTTGGCGTAATTTTAATGCAACAAGCCGCGATTGCTGCTGCCAAATATTTCCAGCATGTGGAAATCATTGAATTACACCACAATCAAAAAGCCGATGCCCCTAGTGGCACAGCAATTAAAACCGCACAGATGCTCTCAGAACTAGGTCAATCATTTAATACAGCGATTGTCGAAGAAAAAGAACATCTCACAGGCGCAAGAGGTGCGTCCTATGGCGAAAATATTCGCATTCACAGTGTCCGTGTGCCAGGATTAGTTGCTCGGCAAGAAGTGATCTTTGGTGCAATTGGTGAAACTTTAAAAATTGAACATAATGCCAGCGATCGCACTTGCTATATGGCAGGAGTTTTGATCTGTGTCCGCAAAGTGCTTGCCCTCAAGTCATTAGTTTATGGACTAGAAAAATTACTTTAA
- a CDS encoding NUDIX hydrolase → MTYRNPIPTVDIIIALRDHQHHPIVLIERLNPPYGWAIAGGFVDYGERLEDAARREAAEETGLKVELIDLLGIYSDPRRDERLHTISTVYIAEAVGEPKADDDAKSVGIFAAGEMPSQLCFDHAQILQDYWRYRNYGIRPAIT, encoded by the coding sequence GTGACATATCGAAACCCTATTCCTACAGTTGATATCATCATTGCCCTGCGTGATCACCAACATCATCCAATCGTGTTAATTGAACGGCTGAATCCGCCCTATGGGTGGGCAATCGCAGGGGGATTTGTGGACTATGGTGAACGTTTAGAAGATGCGGCTAGGCGTGAGGCTGCAGAAGAAACAGGCTTAAAGGTTGAGTTAATCGATTTACTTGGTATTTATTCCGATCCTCGTCGTGATGAACGTTTACATACGATTAGCACTGTATATATAGCAGAGGCAGTGGGGGAACCGAAAGCCGATGATGATGCTAAGTCTGTAGGTATCTTTGCAGCAGGGGAAATGCCCAGCCAATTATGTTTTGATCATGCCCAAATTTTGCAAGACTACTGGCGTTACCGTAACTATGGGATTCGCCCCGCAATCACTTAA